ATTTTCTTGGATTAACACTCATATAGATTTTCGCCTATTTGAAAAGTGTCAACTTAACTATTCGTAAGAGATGAACCATCCCAAATAAGATAATGCTGTTTTAGGCGCCCTCAAATTGGAAGGTTCCCAATTTGGGGATGGTACCTTAGAGCCTGTTTCTTAAATGTCATTTCGAGGCCGTTAGGCCGAGAAATCTCTTTCTAGCGCTGTGTGGCTAACACCCACCTGGCGGAGATTTCTCGTCGCTGCGTTCCTCGAAATGACATGTTTTATTTAAAAAATACGCTCTTACCCATATCAATAGCCTCAAAAGAGTCTCATGCACAACCATTGCCTCGACTGCCCCTATATCATCTCCTGACTTTTAGTCTCAAGCTAATTTCCTGCCTCCGCATAGGGTTGGGTATTTGGAATTAATTAATGGTAATTTTAGTCAAAGGAGATTAATTAATGAAAAAGTTAACGACATTGTTATTGGTTCTGAGCCTGGTGGTGGTAACATTTATTACGCTGACCCTTCCTTTAGTCAGCGCCAAAGAAGCGAATGACTTTGCCATGCCCGTATTTAATTTACCACCGGGCCAGATTGGCCCATCGGCTGCGATAACCCAGGCCCAAAAGATCAGCGATATTGAGGGAAACTTTACCGGCGTTTTGGCTAATAAAGATTCTTTCGCCCCGGTTACCGTTTTAAGCGACATGAACGGCAATGGCGTGCCGGAAATAGCGGTGGGCGCCCCCTATGACCCGCAGGATGCTGAGGCGGCCAATACCCCCGGCGCCGTATGGGTGTTGTATATGAATGCCAACGGCACGGTTATCTCCCACACCAAAATCACCTCGGATACTACGGTAACTTTGGCCAACGGCAATGCGTTTGGTTTAGCCGTGGCCAGCGCCGATTTTAACAATGACGGCCGCTTTGAGCTGGTTGTGGGCGCGCCGGGTGATCCTGGCGGCGGTACGCCTACAGCAAGACGAGGGGCAATTTGGGTATTGTTTTTGAATGCAGATGGCACCGTGAATACGGCCCAACGAATCACTAACCTGGCGTGGCAGGATGACGCTAACTTTGGTACCGCCATAGCCAACATTGGCGATCTGGATGGTGACACCGTGCCTGACCTGGCGGTGGGAGCTTCCGGTGCTAACAATTTTGATTTGTGGGGTGATGGCACAGTGGATGGGCCGATTGGCGAAGTCTGGATGTTGTTAATGAATGCGACCGGCACAGTTAAGAGTTCTGGGAATTTGGGTTGGTGGAATTTTACCCCTGGCCTTGAGGGTGGCGATAGACTTGGCTCCGCTCTGGCCGGCCTGGGCGATTTGAACGGCGACGGTTTACCCGAGATGGCTATTGGCGCCCCCCGAGATGATAGTGGGAGCGTCCCTCTCGATGGCAACCGCAACCGGGGAGCAATCTATATCACCACCTTGATGACGCCAACCGGCGTGTATAGCACGCATCAAAAAATTGGCAGCACCGACGGTGGTTTTGCCGGACCGCTAAAGGATAAAGACTTCTTTGGCGGCAGCCTGGCCAACATTGGCGACATGAATGGGGATGGCGTGGTTGACCTGGCGGTAGGCGCCCCTGAAAGCGAAGCCGCAGGTTTGGGCGCGTTCTGGATCCTCTACTTGAACACCAACGGCACGGTCAAATCATCCCAAAAACTCCCGGCCGGGCCTTACGCCGGGGCCGGCAATAACAATTGGTTTGGTTCCTCCCTGGGCTTTTTGGATGACTTGAACGGGGATGGCGTGCGCGAGTTGGCCGTAGGTGTGCCCAAAGATGACGATGGCGGCCCCAACCGGGGCGCGGTTTGGGTTCTGTCGGTAGCTAATATCAACTATGTTTACGTGCCCATTATTCTTAAGGTCTCGTAAAAATATAAATCCCTAAATATTTTGGGGCGATACCCGCAAGCCTCTAACTCAGAACGTGTTTTTTAAATACAACATGTCATTTCGAGGAGCGTAGCGACGAGAAATCTCCTCCAGGCGAGTCTTATAAAGAGATTTCTCAGCCTAACGGCCTCGAAATGACATTTAAGAAACACGCTCTCAGCCTTTGAGCTAGAGGCTTGCTTTTTTGCCCGGGAAAAAATTTATGGCCAATCCACCTCTGGTAAAACTGAAAAACCTGACCAAAACCTACACCGAAGGCAAACAGCGCCGGCTCATCTTGGATAAGGTTAATGCCACCTTTAATGCCGGCGAGTTTATTCTGGTGCTGGGTCAAAGCGGCTCCGGCAAAAGTACTCTTTTGAATCTCATCAGCGGCATTGACACCCCAGACAGCGGCGATATTCTGTTCAATAACACCGCCCTCAACCGGCTGAATGAACGCCAGCGTACCCTTTTCCGGCGGGAACACATTGGCTTTGTCTTTCAGTTTTTTAACCTCATTCCCACCCTGACTGTTTTTGAAAATATTACCTTGACCATGCAGCTTAATGGCGGCATGAACAAGGCCAAGTCTCAGGCAGCGCAAACGCTGCTGGAACAAGTTGGTTTAGCCCATCGCCAGGACGCTTTTCCCGACCGTCTCTCCGGAGGCGAGCAGCAGCGGATTGCGATGTTGCGGGCTATTACTCACAATCCCACCCTCCTCCTGGCCGACGAGCCAACCGGCAACTTGGATGTAGACACCGGCCAAACCGCGCTTCAGCTCCTCCTGAAGTTAACCCGCCAGGCCAATCATACATTAATTATGGCCACCCATAATCTTGACTTTATCCCCCTGGCCGATACGGTTTATCGGATTGAAAATAAAAATTTGGTACTGAGCAAAGCGTAGTCCCGTTATATTTCTCTTTGAGCCGGCAGTTCCTTGAAATTCTCCGGCTCTACAATCATTCCATCTTTTATTACCAGGATGCGATGAGAGTTTTGTATTTTGTGCAGGTGATGAGTGATCATAAAAGTGGTCCGCCGGCGCATTAAACGAGCCAAAGCGGCTTCAACCCACGCTACGGCTTCCGGGTCAAGCGAGGCGGTGGCTTCATCCAGGATAAGAATGCGCGGGTCTTTGAGCAGCAGCCGGGCAATGGCTATCCGCTGCCGCTGACCGGCTGAAAGTTTGCTGCCCCGGTCGCCGACCGGGGTATCGTAGCCGTAGGGCAGGGCGGTAATAAAATCGTGAGCATAAGCGGACTGGGCGGCGGTTACAATTTCACTTTGGGTTGCGTTGGGCCGGCCATAGGCAATGTTTTCCCGCACGCTGCGGCTAAACAAAAACGTTTCCTGGGGGATCAAACCAATCTGCCGGCGCAAACTGACCAGATTGACCTGGCTAATGTCGTGGCCGTCAATTTCTATACGGCCGGCCGGTAAGTGATAAAAACGAAGCAGCAGATTGACCAGCGTAGTTTTGCCAACGCCGCTGGGGCCAACAATGGCTATCACCTGGCCAGGTTCAACGTTCAGGTTGATATTTTGCAGAACCGGCTTTGAGCCTTCATAATGAAAAGACACATCTTTAAAACAAATCCGTCCCACCACCGGCGGCAAGGCCCGATTGGCGGAGCCGGTTAGAGTTTCCGCGGCCATAAGCATTATCTCATAAACCCGCCGGATGGCGCCCAAAGCAGCCTGAATATTGGCATATTGGCTGGCAAACTCGCTCATAGGGGTCACCACGATGCCCATGTAAATGATGATGGCTACCATGTCGCCGGGGGTGATGGTTCCGGCAATTACCTGCCTTCCCCCGTACCACAGCAATAATGAAACAGCGGCAAAGCCCAAAAAACTGACAACGGCGATGAGCAACGCCCGCGCTTTGTTCTGGCGCATCAGCGCGGCAAAACGTGTTTCCGTGCGTTCGGCAAAATGAATCTGTTCGGCGTGCTCGCGGGAAAAAGCTTTCACTTCCCGCACGCCGGCCAAAGTATTCTCTAACGTAGCCGTGAGCCGGGCGGAGGTATCCTGGACATCAGTAGCCAACGCTTGTAAATTCCGGCCCAAATATTTGGCGACGACGCCTATCAGGGGGACGAACAGAAGCAAGATGAGTACCAGCCGCCAATTGAACCAGAGCAGCATCGCCAACCCGCCCAAAAAGATAATGGATTGGCGCAGGATACTGGTGGGGGTTTGGGTCAGCGCAATTTGGATCACCGTCACGTCGCTGGTGACCCGCGAGATGATCTCACCGAGTTGCCGGTCATAGAAAAAGCGCATGGGCAGCGTTAAAAGATGGTTGTAAATGTCCATGCGTAAATCGGCGATCACCCGATTGGCAACAAACGTAAACAGGTAAGATTGCAACCAGATCATCCCGCTTTGCACCCCAAATAGCAACAGTAAGGCCAGGCCGAGCCGGTTCAAAAGGGATAAATCCCCAGAAACAAACGCCGAGTCCACCAGCGTGCGCAGGGCCAGGGGCAGAGCCAGGATAAGGACGCTGCTTAATCCCAAAGCCAAAGTGGCCAGGAGCATGTGTTTGCTGTAGGGAGCAACGTAACGCAAAAGATAACGAATTTTAGCTGGAGTAGAGTTTGTGTCTGTCATGTCTAACTTACGGATTGCCTATTTTATAGACGACCTCATCCACGGTGGCACGCAAACATGGTTGACTATTTTGGCCGAAGGGCTGCATGGCCTGGGTTATGAGCAACGGATATATTGTATGCGAAACCGGGCGCATCCCCAAAATGTGCAGACTCTCCAGCAGTGGGCCAAAGTTAACATTATTGGCGAACCGCGACTATGGGCCATTGAGGGATTAATTCATCTTTATCAAGAATTGAAGCAGTGGCAGCCTCACCTTGTGCAGACCATGTTGCCCACCGCCGACGTGGTGGGTCGAACGATGGGCCACCTAGTCGGAATACCGGTGATTGTGTCATCTATCCGCACCCGCAATTGCCACAAATCGCGCTGGCAGCTATTTTGGGACCACCTGACCATTCGTTGGGCCTGCCGGGTTATTTTCAACAGTCAAGAGGTTATCCCCTTTGCCCTGACCCACGAGGGCGTGATAAAAGAACAGATTGTGTATATACCCAACGGCGCGCGTATTCCGCAGCCCAAATCCGCGACCAGAACTGCCGCTCTGCGCGCTGAACTGGGCCTGACCTATTGTAACGTAAAAGTGTTGGCGATGGTGGCCCGGCTGCATCCCCAAAAGGGGCATCGTGATTTGCTGCAAGCCTCTGCTTTGGCGCTGAAAGAAATCCCCAACATGATTTTGCTCATCATCGGCGACGGTCCGTTACGCCAAAGCCTGGAGGTTGAAGTAACTGGTTTGGGCATTGCAGCTCAGGTCCGGTTTTTAGGAGACCGGTCGGATGTCCCGGATTTATTATCCATGATAGACCTTTACGTTCATTCGTCTTTATTTGAAGGTATGCCCAATGCCGTTATGGAGGCTATGACCGCCGCCAGGCCGGTTATTGCCACCGCGATTGACGGCGCCCAAACATTGATTGTTGATGGTGAAAGTGGCTGGCTGGTTGAACCGGGCAATCCGGCAGCGTTGGCCGCACGCATCATCTTTGCCTTACGTCACCCGGAAACAGCGCGTCAAATGGGCTTGGCCGCCGCCGAACGGATAAAACACCATTTTTCGGCAGACAGGATGGTAGCGGCTTACCACGCCCTTTATCAAGAGTTGATTTTAGAAAGAACCTGTTGAATCACCGCGCTATATTGTTGCACAAAATTTTTCTCACTATAATTGCCTAAGGCAAATCGGCGAGCCGCCAAGCCCATTATTTCTCTTTGGGCCGGATTATGGGCCAGTTGCTCAATAAATTGCACCCACTCATCGGGACTACGGGCAATGTAGCCGGTTCTACCCTGGTCAATCACAGACTCGTAGGCCGGAATGGCCGAGGCCACAACGGGTAGGCCGAGCGCCATCGCCAGCAGCACCCGCCCGGCGGGTTTGCGCCAATTGTAGTGAGCGCCCGGTTCAACCGGCACCAGGGCGATGTCGCCATCGGCCAGATTTTGGGTGCAAGTTGACGACAACCAGGGATGAAACTGACATTGTATTTGCTGGCGAGTCATAAATTCGTGGACATTGTGCGGCCATCTGCCCACGATACGAAATTTAGTTTCTGTAGATGTGACCAAATGTAATTCAAAATGGTCTTTCGCGGCTAATCTATCCAAGACAGTCTGAATACTGGTCAATCCGTGTAAACTCTCCACATTGCCAAACCAGACCAACCGGCATGGTTCGCGGTTTACATAGTTGGCTGCAAATTGGCTGTCGGCGTCAAGAATAGCGTCGGGCACAACGGAAACGCCTCTCGCGTCATCTCGAAAACTGTCGGCCTGCCCCGCGCTGCCGGCCACTACCCAGTCACACTGCCAGAGCAAGTTACGATAATACCGGCGTTGATGCACGCTTTCAAAGACTCGCATCCATTGACCAAAATGATTATACCAGGTGAACGGATACGACAGCATATCATCGGTAAGGTCGCCGATAATAAACGAGGCTTTTTGTCTGATTGTAGGAAATAAAGTAGGCTTCCTTTTTAAGGGCACAATGATGACATCGTAACCCGCCTGACGCGAGTCAAAATAGTTGGCCCGGTATCCTGATGGTGGCAGACCATACACCAACGGATCGTAGCGAAAGCGGTCGGTGGCGCTTTGGCCGGGACCGCGAAACGAAACAATGCCAATCTTTATTCCCATTGCTGAATACCCTAACGATGACCTGGCCTGAAGAGAAAAAAATCCGCCTGGCGCACCTTGTTGATAATCTCGACCGGGGTGGTACCCAAACGTGGTTGATGATCTTGGTCAAAGGGCTGGCCGAGCTGGGCTTTGCCCAACGCATCTACTGTCTCAACGAAGTCGTCAATTCCGGCATTGTGCAAAACCTGGAAGCAAGCGGGGCCAGGGTGGTTATCATTGGCCGGCCCCGACTCTACATGCTGGTTGGTTTTTTTCAACTTTATCGTGACCTGCAAGCCTGGCAACCTGAGATAGCGCAAACCATTTTACAGTTCAGCAATGTCTTGGGCCGGCCGCTGGCCCGCCGGCTGGGCACGCCGATTATCATCTCTTCCATTCAGGCCCGGAACGCGCACGTTCCCCCCCCGCTACTTTTTTTGGATCGCCTGACCGCCCGTTGGGCCGATTTGTTCATTGCGGTTGGCCGGCAGGCCATTCCCTTTGCCATTGCCCACGAGGGCGTGCCCCCGGATAAAGTGCTTTATATTGCTAACAGCATTGAACCTGACTTGGCAGACCGCAGCCAGATTCGAACGTCTATCCGGGCAGAGTTGGGCATTTCGGCCAAAACCAAAGTGCTGGGCATGGTTGCTCGACTTTCGGCCAAAAAAGCCCAGCGGGATTTGTTAGAGGCTTACGCAATAGTGGTCAAAACCCACCCCAATACGGCGCTGCTACTGGTTGGCGATGGCCCCCTCCGCGCAAAATTGGAACGACAGGCCAGGCAGTTAGGGATTGAGCGGCAGGTTATCTTTTTGGGCGACCGGACCGACGTGCCCGATTTATTGGCGGCAATGGATCTGTTTGCCCATCCCTCGTTGTCTGAAGGGATGCCCCACGCCGTGATGGAAGCAATGGTTGCCGGTTTGCCTGTAATTGCCTCTGCCGTAGATGGCGTGCAAGATTTGATTGTTGACGGCGAGTCGGGCTGGCTGGTTAACCCAGCCCAACCCCAACAATTGGCCCGGCGCATTATTTTTGCCCTGGAAAATCAGGCGCTCTGGCCGCACCTCGGTCAGGCCGCGGCTCGCCGCATTGCCAGCGAGTTTTCACCCCAAAAGATGGTGGCGGCTTACAGCGCGGTGTACCGGGAACTGCTGACCGGAATTTAATCCGTTTTTCTGGCCGGTAGGTAGGGCCGACCTTTCCAGCTACCGCTGTTGGTAAAAGCCACGTAGATAGAGTTAAGCCCAATGGCTATGACCAGGACGACAATCAACGGATAGAGGAGGGCCATATACAACGGCACTTTCAACCAGGCGTGAAACAACCCCGACACCAGCAGCGTGAGCAGGAGGGATAAGTCAACCAGCAACAATATGTCTCCAGGAAAATTGTAGCCCCATAGGGCCAACAGACGCACGGCCAGGGGTTCCAGGCCAAAGACGGTCAGGCCAAACAAGGGCAGCAAAAACAGGGCCAGGTTATAATCAAACGAGGGGAACAGACCTTTGCTGAAGCCCGACCATACTTCGCCAAAGTTGCGGTACATCCGGCAGAAAACCCAATTGCCGGCATTGACCAACCGCCAGCGATAACCAAACGCTTTAATCCGACGGCCCATTTGCACGTCCAGCACTCCCTTGCGCACCATAGTGAAACCGCCAATCCCATCGTAAGCTCTCCGTCGAAAGAGCATAAATTGCCCGTTCACAATCATCATAAAGGGCCAGGACACTCGCGCGGCCAGGGGATAGGGATAGACAAGCAGCATGGCAAAATTCAAAATGGCCACGGTCAATCGTTCTGCCCAGGAACCGGCTATTTCCCTGGGGATGGCGGCCAGCAGGTCGGCCTGTTCGGTTTGTAAGGCTGAAACCGCGTTGGATAAAGCGTGGGGATGAAACCAAACATCGGCATCGGTAAACAGCAATAGGTCTCCCGTAGCCATCTGGCCAAGCTGGTGGCAGGCCCAATGTTTGCCCATCCAGCCTGGGGGGAGCGATTGTCCATGCATAATTTTGAGCCGTTCTTCGGCGGCGGCCAAACGGTTGAGAATAGGCCAAGTTTGGTCGGTGGAATGGTCGTCAAGCGCAATCACCTCAAGATCAGGGTAATTCTGTGCCAGCAACGACCGGACACAACGCTCAATATTATCTTGTTCATTCCTGGTCGGAATCAATACCGAAACTCGAAAGTGGACCGGTGAAGAAAAATAGGTTTCCAGGTGCCGGACGGTGAAAATATTGACGAGCAGGATCAAACTTACCGTTCCTAAAGCCCCTAAAATGATAATTTGGACAAGATATAAGGAAGTATTTTCCATCACCTTTCCTCATCACTGCTGTGTTTCGGTTATAACATGGTCAATATCACCCATCAACCACTCAGTGACAGGCCAAAAAGAATTGTACCACTCTTCTGGTGGAACCAGAATATCAAGCCGGTTGTCATCGGTTAAACGAAAATTGTAGCGGCGCTCAAACACCTGCTGCGTCTGCCGTTCGGGTCTGTCGGAGAGAGCAACGCTGATGACCAGTTTATCGGCGGGCGATAGATTTATTATTGAGGAGAGATGTTGATGATAGCTGCCCTGAAATTCAATATTTTGGGGGCTAATGCGCCATTCCACCACATACCGTTTTCCCGGCGTCGAGGAATCGTCTAATAGATAAGTTTCGGCCTGACCGTTATTGAGAACTTCGATAAAGACGTAGGAGTTGTCGGTGGGATTGATGATTTGTAGACGTTGAGCTAAAGAGCCAACCTGACGGCGTTCCAGTTTGACCAGAACGGTTTCAGGATGATCGTAGGGTGTTTTGGTGTAGGGACCGTAGTAATCAAACCGATAGGGTGTTCGTTCCGGGTAAGCGTCAAGCAGGACAAAATTTTCGTTGTTGCGATTGACGGCATAGAGGATTGGTCCGTCCAGGGTAGGAGCATTGATTAAGTAGGATAAGGGTGCCAGCAAAAAAGCCCCGGAAGCCAGTGGCGGCACAAAAACCAGGGTATTATCGAGTCGCTGCTCCATAAAGGGCCGGTAAATAGCCTGGCTTTCACGGGTGTAGGCATAGTTTTGGGCAATATGCCAGGCCAGCAGCCAAACATTAACCAGCAACATCAGCGCCACGGCAAATTGGGCCACA
The genomic region above belongs to Anaerolineae bacterium and contains:
- a CDS encoding glycosyltransferase, yielding MTWPEEKKIRLAHLVDNLDRGGTQTWLMILVKGLAELGFAQRIYCLNEVVNSGIVQNLEASGARVVIIGRPRLYMLVGFFQLYRDLQAWQPEIAQTILQFSNVLGRPLARRLGTPIIISSIQARNAHVPPPLLFLDRLTARWADLFIAVGRQAIPFAIAHEGVPPDKVLYIANSIEPDLADRSQIRTSIRAELGISAKTKVLGMVARLSAKKAQRDLLEAYAIVVKTHPNTALLLVGDGPLRAKLERQARQLGIERQVIFLGDRTDVPDLLAAMDLFAHPSLSEGMPHAVMEAMVAGLPVIASAVDGVQDLIVDGESGWLVNPAQPQQLARRIIFALENQALWPHLGQAAARRIASEFSPQKMVAAYSAVYRELLTGI
- a CDS encoding ABC transporter ATP-binding protein → MTDTNSTPAKIRYLLRYVAPYSKHMLLATLALGLSSVLILALPLALRTLVDSAFVSGDLSLLNRLGLALLLLFGVQSGMIWLQSYLFTFVANRVIADLRMDIYNHLLTLPMRFFYDRQLGEIISRVTSDVTVIQIALTQTPTSILRQSIIFLGGLAMLLWFNWRLVLILLLFVPLIGVVAKYLGRNLQALATDVQDTSARLTATLENTLAGVREVKAFSREHAEQIHFAERTETRFAALMRQNKARALLIAVVSFLGFAAVSLLLWYGGRQVIAGTITPGDMVAIIIYMGIVVTPMSEFASQYANIQAALGAIRRVYEIMLMAAETLTGSANRALPPVVGRICFKDVSFHYEGSKPVLQNINLNVEPGQVIAIVGPSGVGKTTLVNLLLRFYHLPAGRIEIDGHDISQVNLVSLRRQIGLIPQETFLFSRSVRENIAYGRPNATQSEIVTAAQSAYAHDFITALPYGYDTPVGDRGSKLSAGQRQRIAIARLLLKDPRILILDEATASLDPEAVAWVEAALARLMRRRTTFMITHHLHKIQNSHRILVIKDGMIVEPENFKELPAQREI
- a CDS encoding glycosyltransferase, producing MENTSLYLVQIIILGALGTVSLILLVNIFTVRHLETYFSSPVHFRVSVLIPTRNEQDNIERCVRSLLAQNYPDLEVIALDDHSTDQTWPILNRLAAAEERLKIMHGQSLPPGWMGKHWACHQLGQMATGDLLLFTDADVWFHPHALSNAVSALQTEQADLLAAIPREIAGSWAERLTVAILNFAMLLVYPYPLAARVSWPFMMIVNGQFMLFRRRAYDGIGGFTMVRKGVLDVQMGRRIKAFGYRWRLVNAGNWVFCRMYRNFGEVWSGFSKGLFPSFDYNLALFLLPLFGLTVFGLEPLAVRLLALWGYNFPGDILLLVDLSLLLTLLVSGLFHAWLKVPLYMALLYPLIVVLVIAIGLNSIYVAFTNSGSWKGRPYLPARKTD
- a CDS encoding VCBS repeat-containing protein; translated protein: MKKLTTLLLVLSLVVVTFITLTLPLVSAKEANDFAMPVFNLPPGQIGPSAAITQAQKISDIEGNFTGVLANKDSFAPVTVLSDMNGNGVPEIAVGAPYDPQDAEAANTPGAVWVLYMNANGTVISHTKITSDTTVTLANGNAFGLAVASADFNNDGRFELVVGAPGDPGGGTPTARRGAIWVLFLNADGTVNTAQRITNLAWQDDANFGTAIANIGDLDGDTVPDLAVGASGANNFDLWGDGTVDGPIGEVWMLLMNATGTVKSSGNLGWWNFTPGLEGGDRLGSALAGLGDLNGDGLPEMAIGAPRDDSGSVPLDGNRNRGAIYITTLMTPTGVYSTHQKIGSTDGGFAGPLKDKDFFGGSLANIGDMNGDGVVDLAVGAPESEAAGLGAFWILYLNTNGTVKSSQKLPAGPYAGAGNNNWFGSSLGFLDDLNGDGVRELAVGVPKDDDGGPNRGAVWVLSVANINYVYVPIILKVS
- a CDS encoding glycosyltransferase; its protein translation is MSVMSNLRIAYFIDDLIHGGTQTWLTILAEGLHGLGYEQRIYCMRNRAHPQNVQTLQQWAKVNIIGEPRLWAIEGLIHLYQELKQWQPHLVQTMLPTADVVGRTMGHLVGIPVIVSSIRTRNCHKSRWQLFWDHLTIRWACRVIFNSQEVIPFALTHEGVIKEQIVYIPNGARIPQPKSATRTAALRAELGLTYCNVKVLAMVARLHPQKGHRDLLQASALALKEIPNMILLIIGDGPLRQSLEVEVTGLGIAAQVRFLGDRSDVPDLLSMIDLYVHSSLFEGMPNAVMEAMTAARPVIATAIDGAQTLIVDGESGWLVEPGNPAALAARIIFALRHPETARQMGLAAAERIKHHFSADRMVAAYHALYQELILERTC
- a CDS encoding ABC transporter ATP-binding protein yields the protein MANPPLVKLKNLTKTYTEGKQRRLILDKVNATFNAGEFILVLGQSGSGKSTLLNLISGIDTPDSGDILFNNTALNRLNERQRTLFRREHIGFVFQFFNLIPTLTVFENITLTMQLNGGMNKAKSQAAQTLLEQVGLAHRQDAFPDRLSGGEQQRIAMLRAITHNPTLLLADEPTGNLDVDTGQTALQLLLKLTRQANHTLIMATHNLDFIPLADTVYRIENKNLVLSKA
- a CDS encoding glycosyltransferase, encoding MGIKIGIVSFRGPGQSATDRFRYDPLVYGLPPSGYRANYFDSRQAGYDVIIVPLKRKPTLFPTIRQKASFIIGDLTDDMLSYPFTWYNHFGQWMRVFESVHQRRYYRNLLWQCDWVVAGSAGQADSFRDDARGVSVVPDAILDADSQFAANYVNREPCRLVWFGNVESLHGLTSIQTVLDRLAAKDHFELHLVTSTETKFRIVGRWPHNVHEFMTRQQIQCQFHPWLSSTCTQNLADGDIALVPVEPGAHYNWRKPAGRVLLAMALGLPVVASAIPAYESVIDQGRTGYIARSPDEWVQFIEQLAHNPAQREIMGLAARRFALGNYSEKNFVQQYSAVIQQVLSKINS